In the genome of Cryptomeria japonica chromosome 8, Sugi_1.0, whole genome shotgun sequence, one region contains:
- the LOC131067851 gene encoding protein GRAVITROPIC IN THE LIGHT 1 isoform X1 has product MVSDFVVFVAKKIAVAIGRGTSESNCEGSKEWCCMGRGTPHRGGNIGDLLDKVSRSCLLHPTGRKLSRGRSAEVLSLSEDEEESSDLASPENGRSPNRSVQLQPMESADYEKLLQRMQAMEELFTDIFETTYTLKTAYIRLQMAHSPYDPEKLHHADKAVVSQLQKLSDLKQSYRRVNGFICTVPPGKFADMEDQKKIVATYESVVTELKTEVREKDAEIQFLKQNLKQVTKNIEKLERRLKKYGIKDDNRETQVQRRISMESPTPELFQSTFEQVHEATNNFTKVLMAEMKKARWDVNAAAAAIAPAVSFRKPNHIKFAFNSYLCEKLFQGFENESFYISGSLSSLLEPEKHRQDCFTQFRDMLPMEPSELLNILPDCAFGKFCNKKYLGIVHPKMEEAFFGNFDHRSDVVNGKHPNSDFYQTFIRLAKAVWILHKLAFSFNPVPSHFHVKANSVFQSTYMESVLPLHDSAQGGVQLVAFAITPGFKFVPDTVIKSRVYVVHKLGNNPAE; this is encoded by the coding sequence ATGGTTTCTGATTTTGTAGTGTTCGTCGCCAAAAAAATTGCAGTGGCAATCGGTAGAGGTACATCAGAGAGTAACTGTGAAGGGAGTAAAGAGTGGTGCTGCATGGGTAGAGGTACACCACACAGGGGGGGTAACATTGGGGATTTGCTGGATAAAGTTTCCCGGTCCTGTTTGTTGCATCCTACGGGCCGCAAATTAAGCAGGGGACGGTCTGCAGAGGTTTTGTCTCTTtctgaggatgaagaagaaagcaGCGATTTGGCTTCACCAGAGAATGGCCGTAGCCCGAACAGATCTGTCCAACTGCAGCCAATGGAGTCGGCCGATTATGAAAAGCTTTTACAGAGAATGCAGGCCATGGAAGAACTGTTTACGGATATTTTCGAAACTACCTACACTCTGAAAACGGCTTACATTCGCCTGCAGATGGCGCATTCGCCATATGACCCTGAAAAGCTTCACCACGCCGACAAGGCCGTGGTTTCACAGCTGCAGAAGCTGTCAGATCTGAAGCAGTCCTACAGAAGAGTTAACGGATTCATCTGCACGGTTCCTCCCGGGAAATTTGCAGACATGGAAGATCAGAAAAAAATCGTTGCGACCTATGAAAGTGTTGTTACGGAACTGAAAACAGAGGTAAGGGAAAAGGATGCAGAGATACAATTTCTCAAGCAAAATCTGAAACAAGTGACTAAAAatattgagaaattggaaaggcgCTTGAAAAAGTACGGCATTAAAGATGATAACCGCGAGACTCAAGTTCAGAGGCGGATTTCCATGGAGTCTCCAACCCCTGAATTATTTCAGTCGACATTTGAGCAAGTCCACGAAGCTACTAACAACTTCACCAAAGTCTTAATGGCGGAGATGAAGAAAGCACGCTGGGACGTGAACGCAGCCGCCGCTGCCATTGCACCGGCCGTCTCATTCAGAAAGCCAAATCACATTAAATTTGCCTTCAACTCCTATTTGTGCGAAAAACTGTTCCAAGGGTTTGAGAATGAAAGCTTTTATATCAGCGGCAGCCTTTCTTCTCTCCTTGAGCCAGAAAAGCACAGGCAAGACTGCTTCACACAGTTCAGAGACATGCTTCCCATGGAACCCTCAGAGCTTCTCAACATACTGCCGGACTGCGCCTTTGGCAAATTCTGCAACAAGAAGTACCTCGGCATTGTGCATCCTAAAATGGAAGAGGCTTTCTTCGGCAATTTTGATCACAGAAGCGATGTGGTGAATGGAAAGCATCCGAATTCGGATTTTTATCAGACATTTATAAGGCTGGCGAAGGCTGTCTGGATTCTTCACAAGCTGGCCTTTTCCTTCAATCCTGTTCCCAGTCATTTCCATGTCAAAGCAAATTCGGTGTTTCAGTCCACTTATATGGAGAGCGTGCTTCCGCTGCATGATTCCGCACAAGGCGGAGTGCAATTGGTGGCCTTTGCCATAACTCCTGGTTTTAAATTTGTTCCAGATACAGTCATCAAGTCAAGAGTTTATGTTGTGCATAAGCTAGGAAATAATCCTGCAGAGTGA
- the LOC131067851 gene encoding protein GRAVITROPIC IN THE LIGHT 1 isoform X2, giving the protein MFVAKKIAVAIGRGTSESNCEGSKEWCCMGRGTPHRGGNIGDLLDKVSRSCLLHPTGRKLSRGRSAEVLSLSEDEEESSDLASPENGRSPNRSVQLQPMESADYEKLLQRMQAMEELFTDIFETTYTLKTAYIRLQMAHSPYDPEKLHHADKAVVSQLQKLSDLKQSYRRVNGFICTVPPGKFADMEDQKKIVATYESVVTELKTEVREKDAEIQFLKQNLKQVTKNIEKLERRLKKYGIKDDNRETQVQRRISMESPTPELFQSTFEQVHEATNNFTKVLMAEMKKARWDVNAAAAAIAPAVSFRKPNHIKFAFNSYLCEKLFQGFENESFYISGSLSSLLEPEKHRQDCFTQFRDMLPMEPSELLNILPDCAFGKFCNKKYLGIVHPKMEEAFFGNFDHRSDVVNGKHPNSDFYQTFIRLAKAVWILHKLAFSFNPVPSHFHVKANSVFQSTYMESVLPLHDSAQGGVQLVAFAITPGFKFVPDTVIKSRVYVVHKLGNNPAE; this is encoded by the exons A TGTTCGTCGCCAAAAAAATTGCAGTGGCAATCGGTAGAGGTACATCAGAGAGTAACTGTGAAGGGAGTAAAGAGTGGTGCTGCATGGGTAGAGGTACACCACACAGGGGGGGTAACATTGGGGATTTGCTGGATAAAGTTTCCCGGTCCTGTTTGTTGCATCCTACGGGCCGCAAATTAAGCAGGGGACGGTCTGCAGAGGTTTTGTCTCTTtctgaggatgaagaagaaagcaGCGATTTGGCTTCACCAGAGAATGGCCGTAGCCCGAACAGATCTGTCCAACTGCAGCCAATGGAGTCGGCCGATTATGAAAAGCTTTTACAGAGAATGCAGGCCATGGAAGAACTGTTTACGGATATTTTCGAAACTACCTACACTCTGAAAACGGCTTACATTCGCCTGCAGATGGCGCATTCGCCATATGACCCTGAAAAGCTTCACCACGCCGACAAGGCCGTGGTTTCACAGCTGCAGAAGCTGTCAGATCTGAAGCAGTCCTACAGAAGAGTTAACGGATTCATCTGCACGGTTCCTCCCGGGAAATTTGCAGACATGGAAGATCAGAAAAAAATCGTTGCGACCTATGAAAGTGTTGTTACGGAACTGAAAACAGAGGTAAGGGAAAAGGATGCAGAGATACAATTTCTCAAGCAAAATCTGAAACAAGTGACTAAAAatattgagaaattggaaaggcgCTTGAAAAAGTACGGCATTAAAGATGATAACCGCGAGACTCAAGTTCAGAGGCGGATTTCCATGGAGTCTCCAACCCCTGAATTATTTCAGTCGACATTTGAGCAAGTCCACGAAGCTACTAACAACTTCACCAAAGTCTTAATGGCGGAGATGAAGAAAGCACGCTGGGACGTGAACGCAGCCGCCGCTGCCATTGCACCGGCCGTCTCATTCAGAAAGCCAAATCACATTAAATTTGCCTTCAACTCCTATTTGTGCGAAAAACTGTTCCAAGGGTTTGAGAATGAAAGCTTTTATATCAGCGGCAGCCTTTCTTCTCTCCTTGAGCCAGAAAAGCACAGGCAAGACTGCTTCACACAGTTCAGAGACATGCTTCCCATGGAACCCTCAGAGCTTCTCAACATACTGCCGGACTGCGCCTTTGGCAAATTCTGCAACAAGAAGTACCTCGGCATTGTGCATCCTAAAATGGAAGAGGCTTTCTTCGGCAATTTTGATCACAGAAGCGATGTGGTGAATGGAAAGCATCCGAATTCGGATTTTTATCAGACATTTATAAGGCTGGCGAAGGCTGTCTGGATTCTTCACAAGCTGGCCTTTTCCTTCAATCCTGTTCCCAGTCATTTCCATGTCAAAGCAAATTCGGTGTTTCAGTCCACTTATATGGAGAGCGTGCTTCCGCTGCATGATTCCGCACAAGGCGGAGTGCAATTGGTGGCCTTTGCCATAACTCCTGGTTTTAAATTTGTTCCAGATACAGTCATCAAGTCAAGAGTTTATGTTGTGCATAAGCTAGGAAATAATCCTGCAGAGTGA
- the LOC131067851 gene encoding protein GRAVITROPIC IN THE LIGHT 1 isoform X3 — protein sequence MGRGTPHRGGNIGDLLDKVSRSCLLHPTGRKLSRGRSAEVLSLSEDEEESSDLASPENGRSPNRSVQLQPMESADYEKLLQRMQAMEELFTDIFETTYTLKTAYIRLQMAHSPYDPEKLHHADKAVVSQLQKLSDLKQSYRRVNGFICTVPPGKFADMEDQKKIVATYESVVTELKTEVREKDAEIQFLKQNLKQVTKNIEKLERRLKKYGIKDDNRETQVQRRISMESPTPELFQSTFEQVHEATNNFTKVLMAEMKKARWDVNAAAAAIAPAVSFRKPNHIKFAFNSYLCEKLFQGFENESFYISGSLSSLLEPEKHRQDCFTQFRDMLPMEPSELLNILPDCAFGKFCNKKYLGIVHPKMEEAFFGNFDHRSDVVNGKHPNSDFYQTFIRLAKAVWILHKLAFSFNPVPSHFHVKANSVFQSTYMESVLPLHDSAQGGVQLVAFAITPGFKFVPDTVIKSRVYVVHKLGNNPAE from the coding sequence ATGGGTAGAGGTACACCACACAGGGGGGGTAACATTGGGGATTTGCTGGATAAAGTTTCCCGGTCCTGTTTGTTGCATCCTACGGGCCGCAAATTAAGCAGGGGACGGTCTGCAGAGGTTTTGTCTCTTtctgaggatgaagaagaaagcaGCGATTTGGCTTCACCAGAGAATGGCCGTAGCCCGAACAGATCTGTCCAACTGCAGCCAATGGAGTCGGCCGATTATGAAAAGCTTTTACAGAGAATGCAGGCCATGGAAGAACTGTTTACGGATATTTTCGAAACTACCTACACTCTGAAAACGGCTTACATTCGCCTGCAGATGGCGCATTCGCCATATGACCCTGAAAAGCTTCACCACGCCGACAAGGCCGTGGTTTCACAGCTGCAGAAGCTGTCAGATCTGAAGCAGTCCTACAGAAGAGTTAACGGATTCATCTGCACGGTTCCTCCCGGGAAATTTGCAGACATGGAAGATCAGAAAAAAATCGTTGCGACCTATGAAAGTGTTGTTACGGAACTGAAAACAGAGGTAAGGGAAAAGGATGCAGAGATACAATTTCTCAAGCAAAATCTGAAACAAGTGACTAAAAatattgagaaattggaaaggcgCTTGAAAAAGTACGGCATTAAAGATGATAACCGCGAGACTCAAGTTCAGAGGCGGATTTCCATGGAGTCTCCAACCCCTGAATTATTTCAGTCGACATTTGAGCAAGTCCACGAAGCTACTAACAACTTCACCAAAGTCTTAATGGCGGAGATGAAGAAAGCACGCTGGGACGTGAACGCAGCCGCCGCTGCCATTGCACCGGCCGTCTCATTCAGAAAGCCAAATCACATTAAATTTGCCTTCAACTCCTATTTGTGCGAAAAACTGTTCCAAGGGTTTGAGAATGAAAGCTTTTATATCAGCGGCAGCCTTTCTTCTCTCCTTGAGCCAGAAAAGCACAGGCAAGACTGCTTCACACAGTTCAGAGACATGCTTCCCATGGAACCCTCAGAGCTTCTCAACATACTGCCGGACTGCGCCTTTGGCAAATTCTGCAACAAGAAGTACCTCGGCATTGTGCATCCTAAAATGGAAGAGGCTTTCTTCGGCAATTTTGATCACAGAAGCGATGTGGTGAATGGAAAGCATCCGAATTCGGATTTTTATCAGACATTTATAAGGCTGGCGAAGGCTGTCTGGATTCTTCACAAGCTGGCCTTTTCCTTCAATCCTGTTCCCAGTCATTTCCATGTCAAAGCAAATTCGGTGTTTCAGTCCACTTATATGGAGAGCGTGCTTCCGCTGCATGATTCCGCACAAGGCGGAGTGCAATTGGTGGCCTTTGCCATAACTCCTGGTTTTAAATTTGTTCCAGATACAGTCATCAAGTCAAGAGTTTATGTTGTGCATAAGCTAGGAAATAATCCTGCAGAGTGA